Proteins found in one Pelmatolapia mariae isolate MD_Pm_ZW linkage group LG7, Pm_UMD_F_2, whole genome shotgun sequence genomic segment:
- the ttc33 gene encoding tetratricopeptide repeat protein 33 isoform X2 codes for MASFGWKRKVGEKVSKSVVQQFEAEAEKAVDDGPSQDPEVDWLHAIKRRREILLEDCAAKGKRLKEEGALLAEHGRHWEAIKKWDEAIQLTPDNPLLYEMKSQVLTNLQEVFPAVKAAEMAVKFRPLWWEGWQTLGRAQLNLGEVDLAVRSFQIAIHQCPSERTLWQEDLTWAWRLQKQQTATKEKIRQEEETKKEILNAPELNQDYDFESDEVLAACVAVAERQTRYEELKRTAVIIDAEGNVKNVLTGEEGSADSATPSKEEFVKARGL; via the exons ATGGCGTCATTTGGCTGGAAGAGGAAAGTTGGGGAGAAGGTGTCCAAGTCAGTGGTGCAGCAGTTTGAGGCAGAAGCGGAGAAAGCTGTGGATGATGGGCCAAGTCAGGACCCCGAGGTGGATTGGCTGCACGCTATCAAACGACGGCGGGAGATCCTGCTGGAGGACTGTGCTGCCAAGGGCAAGAGACTGAAGGAGGAGGGTGCCCTGTTGGCTGAGCATGGCAG gCACTGGGAGGCCATCAAGAAGTGGGATGAGGCCATTCAGTTGACTCCAGACAACCCACTACTGTATGAAATGAAGTCCCAG GTGCTGACCAATCTGCAGGAAGTCTTTCCAGCTGTGAAGGCAGCAGAGATGGCAGTGAAGTTCCGGCCATTGTGGTGGGAGGGCTGGCAGACCTTGGGTCGGGCACAGCTCAACTTGGGAGAGGTGGACCTA GCTGTGAGGTCATTCCAGATTGCCATCCACCAGTGCCCATCAGAGCGCACCCTGTGGCAGGAAGACCTTACCTGGGCTTGGAGGTTACAGAAGCAGCAAACGGCAACCAAGGAGAAGATTCGGCAAGAGGAGGAGACTAAAAAAGAGATCCTTAATGCCCCTGAGCTTAATCAGGACTATGATTTTGAGTCTGACGAAGTGCTAGCTGCTTGTGTGGCTGTCGCTGAGCGACAGACACGGTATGAGGAGCTAAAGAGGACCGCTGTAATCATAGATGCTGAGGGGAATGTAAAAAATGTACTCACAGGGGAGGAGGGATCAGCGGACTCAGCCACACCATCAAAGGAAGAGTTTGTCAAAGCAAGAGGACTTTGA
- the ttc33 gene encoding tetratricopeptide repeat protein 33 isoform X1 translates to MMASFGWKRKVGEKVSKSVVQQFEAEAEKAVDDGPSQDPEVDWLHAIKRRREILLEDCAAKGKRLKEEGALLAEHGRHWEAIKKWDEAIQLTPDNPLLYEMKSQVLTNLQEVFPAVKAAEMAVKFRPLWWEGWQTLGRAQLNLGEVDLAVRSFQIAIHQCPSERTLWQEDLTWAWRLQKQQTATKEKIRQEEETKKEILNAPELNQDYDFESDEVLAACVAVAERQTRYEELKRTAVIIDAEGNVKNVLTGEEGSADSATPSKEEFVKARGL, encoded by the exons AT GATGGCGTCATTTGGCTGGAAGAGGAAAGTTGGGGAGAAGGTGTCCAAGTCAGTGGTGCAGCAGTTTGAGGCAGAAGCGGAGAAAGCTGTGGATGATGGGCCAAGTCAGGACCCCGAGGTGGATTGGCTGCACGCTATCAAACGACGGCGGGAGATCCTGCTGGAGGACTGTGCTGCCAAGGGCAAGAGACTGAAGGAGGAGGGTGCCCTGTTGGCTGAGCATGGCAG gCACTGGGAGGCCATCAAGAAGTGGGATGAGGCCATTCAGTTGACTCCAGACAACCCACTACTGTATGAAATGAAGTCCCAG GTGCTGACCAATCTGCAGGAAGTCTTTCCAGCTGTGAAGGCAGCAGAGATGGCAGTGAAGTTCCGGCCATTGTGGTGGGAGGGCTGGCAGACCTTGGGTCGGGCACAGCTCAACTTGGGAGAGGTGGACCTA GCTGTGAGGTCATTCCAGATTGCCATCCACCAGTGCCCATCAGAGCGCACCCTGTGGCAGGAAGACCTTACCTGGGCTTGGAGGTTACAGAAGCAGCAAACGGCAACCAAGGAGAAGATTCGGCAAGAGGAGGAGACTAAAAAAGAGATCCTTAATGCCCCTGAGCTTAATCAGGACTATGATTTTGAGTCTGACGAAGTGCTAGCTGCTTGTGTGGCTGTCGCTGAGCGACAGACACGGTATGAGGAGCTAAAGAGGACCGCTGTAATCATAGATGCTGAGGGGAATGTAAAAAATGTACTCACAGGGGAGGAGGGATCAGCGGACTCAGCCACACCATCAAAGGAAGAGTTTGTCAAAGCAAGAGGACTTTGA